A genomic region of Caenorhabditis elegans chromosome V contains the following coding sequences:
- the srx-65 gene encoding G-protein coupled receptors family 1 profile domain-containing protein (Predicted), with protein MADVDQILLVLVPISIVGAVLNWSSFYSICKLTSYKHSFGYLSANQALADALHSTIFLLYFCPMALLDHSFLKQYSHFCGFILLFFYELSIMTHLAVSFKRFFSIWFPVIFKKHFDVPRTKVVIGVLWCYTLIQATVLYEVLCYFYFDEEIRFLTFTKTPFCAIIGTYGDFLKNTVIVTFMMSVDILNLIKVKVKSYQIKNTLTNAAIEKLSCRDRRFLRQTIIQGSVYMLGMITYFFTPIYFENRWILFFGTSFSWVAVHVADGLILLICNPEIRHYIFHVKTNVQVATVTM; from the exons ATGGCCGACGTTGACCAAATTCTTCTTGTCCTGGTTCCTATCTCAATTGTTGGAGCTGTTCTGAACTGGTCCAGTTTTTACTCGATTTGCAAGCTAACATCATACAAGCACTCTTTTGGTTATCTCTCCGCCAATCAGGCTCTCGCCGACGCCCTCCATTCGACCATTTTCTTACTGTATTTTTGTCCGATGGCTTTGCT AGATCATTCATTCCTAAAACAATACTCACATTTTTGTGGCTTCATCTTGCTCTTCTTCTATGAACTTTCAATCATGACCCACCTGGCTGTGtctttcaaaagatttttttcgatttggtTCCcagtaattttcaagaaacatTTTGATGTTCCGAGGACTAAAGTGGTGATTGGGGTACTCTGGTGTTATACATTGATCCAGGCAACTGTACTCTATGAAG TGCTCTGCTATTTCTACTTCGACGAAGAAATCCGGTTCCTGACATTCACCAAAACCCCTTTCTGCGCTATCATTGGTACCTACggagattttctgaaaaacaccGTGATTGTCACATTCATGATGTCCGTTGACATCTTGAATTTGATCAAAGTCAAAGTGAAGTCATATCAAATAAAGAACACGCTGACCAATGCAGCCATTGAGAAGCTCTCCTGTCGGGATCGCCGATTTTTGAGACAAACTATAATACAGGGTTCTGTATATATGCTCGGCATGATAACATACTTTTTCACTccaatatattttgaaaaccgttGGATCCTGTTCTTCGGCACCTCGTTCTCCTGGGTAGCTGTCCATGTGGCAGATGG GCTAATACTGCTCATTTGCAATCCGGAAATACGCCATTACATATTCCACGttaaaacaaatgttcaaGTCGCAACAGTCACAATGTGA